One Siniperca chuatsi isolate FFG_IHB_CAS linkage group LG5, ASM2008510v1, whole genome shotgun sequence DNA window includes the following coding sequences:
- the zgc:152968 gene encoding RNA exonuclease 1 homolog isoform X4 — MFPSSGLFADINCPFSKRGLCERPHCLYKHATELRDMFGASYKSPIVDFAGVHNGYPHAACGARVNDETKDDCLQELERINKEIETVRHEVEQEQRRLSRYQTVQAGSRNTEPNSSVPKSETAGKNTDRGSCELSKSTNFTKTYSRARKYVVDNSKPRTDLEYDPLSNFSAGLRSYSSSGKEQKVKNGQGLKRARNAVPCDQKKPVKYQDQPLDDSNEDSVLIIDVPPLPDKKRRRAQKPVDSLAGKSLQDKLEELKEVKTAPILLDSPLLHLAKAETSPPASAVEENRVYSDCGVENDQGPSNLYENKEWKNIPVDGSVIDFTECLEDLATESQKITHFQAAETVVEKSPEPASPPAVTDRQDQNWNNLVVEKEENKFQVELPQCELPHSVEKMNPLQPHHFPPKNSLFYKAPAANSDSPCRQHTKQAQTTEQPAQNRVSNQWSSTKCVPSVLPHSQKTSSKMPGQMQGKATPPESYLGPAEPASGSSQGQARHNSSASSLTNRDESSSASAGPLLVKADTEEFIIIDSTSDDEDELNYSEVELSDSDPMEECYRIFMEANNEQDKGNEEQPDVSVGAMDVEKPELNIKAQASSGKKRVAHEAKHTEPVAKSRPQPQVLVPLRGPVVSGFSSQPSITSKIQQVQQRASMLTASVKGSQAFVSSTCQRKPETQSAPSPSTQTPENLQPAPVQNAYYNYIPLGPAVIEVGNNLHLILPEGTFPLPVTSSSSQVTSVLTPISQVHMNAVAVKQTYHSPAVTPVQRYRTTAPVLIPAPARKPSLTSAFALAHSNPAVSTPQAAVHATVKPVPTKRKLKQQCEAAKDKVPHDIRQRYINMFTEEFLKTTANVNDAFEKALAEERTVYNRSVNKLKYLSVAVNALKRLKNQSAVAAKDENDVNSQRFKGNIPLNLKKFKGNDDMALYESLNDYILTEGRLIESNYPVQHPEKPGCAVLFADNKKCNTDPLKRICCRCGATYSVSQTGKHTRKDECNYHYGKGVKNKVPGGVETRYSCCEGVMGAPGCQVFKLHVHDSLSLDGFVSTVPRHPSDTSCPGVYSLDCEMCYTIHGLELSRVTVVNSSLQVVYDTFVRPNNEVIDYNTRFSGISEEDVKGNHTSLREVQETLLSFISADTILIGHGLETDLCALKLLHGKVVDTSVVFPHRLGPPHKLTLNNLTAEYLRRIIQESVCGHDTAEDAAACMELMLWKVKEDGKLKK; from the exons ATGTTTCCCTCGTCTGGTCTTTTTGCTGATATAAATTGTCCTTTCTCAAAACGTGGGCTTTGTGAGCGGCCTCACTGTTTGTACAAACATGCCACAGAACTGCGGGATATGTTTGGTGCCTCGTATAAATCACCGATAGTTGACTTTGCAG GAGTCCACAATGGCTATCCGCATGCTGCCTGTGGAGCACGAGTTAATGATGAGACTAAAGATGACTGCCTCCAGGAGCTGGAGCGGATCAACAAGGAGATTGAAACTGTAAGGCACGAAGTGGAGCAGGAGCAAAGGCGACTGTCACGCTACCAGACTGTACAGGcaggcagcagaaacactgaGCCTAATTCCTCTGTTCCAAAGTCTGAGACTGCAggtaaaaatacagacagaggTTCTTGTGAACTGTCTAAAAGCACAAACTTTACTAAAACGTACTCCCGAGCAAGGAAGTACGTGGTTGACAACTCAAAACCAAGGACTGATTTGGAGTACGACCCTCTGTCCAACTTCTCTGCTGGCTTGCGGTCTTACAGCTCATCAGGTAAAGAGCAAAAAGTGAAAAACGGACAAGGTTTGAAAAGGGCAAGAAACGCTGTACCTTGTGACCAAAAGAAGCCAGTCAAATATCAGGATCAGCCACTTGATGACTCAAATGAAGACAGCGTCCTGATTATTGACGTTCCTCCCTTGCCTGACAAAAAGAGAAGGCGAGCTCAGAAACCTGTTGATTCTCTTGCTGGCAAATCCCTCCAGGATAAACTAGAGGAATTGAAGGAGGTCAAAACAGCGCCTATTTTACTTGATTCTCCACTGCTGCACCTTGCAAAAGCTGAGACATCTCCACCTGCATCAGCGGTAGAAGAAAATAGAGTTTATAGTGATTGCGGTGTTGAAAACGATCAAGGGCCATCTAATCTTTATGAGAACAAAGAATGGAAAAATATACCCGTTGATGGGAGTGTAATTGACTTCACTGAATGTTTAGAAGACCTGGCGACTGAAAGTCAGAAAATTACTCACTTTCAGGCCGCTGAAACAGTAGTGGAGAAAAGTCCTGAACCTGCAAGTCCTCCTGCCGTTACAGACAGGCAAGATCAAAACTGGAACAATCTGGTGgtggaaaaggaagaaaacaagtTTCAGGTTGAATTGCCTCAGTGTGAGCTGCCCCATAGTGTTGAGAAAATGAATCCACTGCAGCCACATCATTTCCCACCAAAGAATTCACTTTTTTATAAAGCGCCAGCTGCTAACTCAGACTCACCGTGCAGGCAACACACCAAGCAAGCCCAGACAACAGAGCAGCCAGCTCAGAACAGAGTTAGTAATCAGTGGTCTTCCACAAAATGTGTACCATCAGTGCTGCCACACAGCCAGAAAACATCAAGCAAAATGCCAGGACAGATGCAGGGTAAAGCTACGCCACCCGAGAGCTACCTGGGGCCGGCAGAACCAGCTTCAGGCAGCAGCCAAGGTCAGGCTCGGCACAATTCATCAGCATCGAGTTTGACAAACAGAGATGAATCGTCATCCGCATCAGCTGGGCCGCTTTTGGTGAAAGCGGATACTGAGGAGTTTATAATCATTGATTCCACctctgatgatgaagatgagctCAACTATTCAGAAGTGGAGCTGTCTGACAGTGACCCAATGGAGGAATGCTACAGGATCTTCATGGAGGCAAACAACGAGCAGGATAAGGGAAATGAAGAGCAGCCCGATGTATCT gtTGGAGCTATGGATGTGGAGAAGCCGGAGTTAAACATCAAAGCCCAAGCATCGTCAGGAAAGAAGAGGGTGGCTCATGAAGCCAAACATACAGAG CCGGTGGCTAAGAGCAGACCTCAGCCCCAGGTGCTGGTCCCCCTACGTGGCCCTGTGGTGTCAGGATTTTCCTCCCAGCCCTCTATCACCTCCAAGATCCAGCAGGTACAGCAGAGAGCCTCCATGCTGACTGCTTCAGTTAAAGGTAGTCAGGCTTTTGTTTCCTCCACCTGTCAGAGGAAGCCAGAGACCCAGAGTGCTCCTTCTCCTTCGACTCAAACCCCTGAAAACCTGCAGCCTGCGCCTGTGCAAAATG CTTACTACAACTACATACCTTTGGGACCTGCTGTGATCGAAGTGGGCAACAACTTGCACTTGATCCTCCCAGAGGGCACCTTCCCTCTGCCTGTCACTTCCAGCTCCAGCCAAGTTACTTCAGTGCTAACCCCAATCAGTCAAGTGCATATGAACGCTGTCGCCGTTAAACAAACCTACCACTCGCCTGCAGTTACCCCTGTGCAAAGATACCGCACAACAGCACCTGTGCTCATTCCTGCGCCGGCACGTAAACCTTCACTAACCTCTGCCTTTGCGTTGGCACATTCAAATCCAGCCGTTTCCACTCCTCAAGCTGCTGTCCATGCTACTGTTAAG CCAGTGCCTACTAAACGTAAATTGAAGCAGCAGTGTGAGGCCGCCAAAGACAAAGTGCCCCATGACATCCGACAGCGATATATCAACATGTTTACAGAGGAGTTCCTCAAAACAACAGCCAATGTTAACGATGCCTTTGAAAAG GCTCTTGCTGAAGAGAGGACTGTGTATAATCGCAGTGTGAACAAACTCAAGTATCTGAGTGttgcagtgaatgcactgaagAGGCTGAAGAACCAAAGTGCTGTTGCTGCTAAAG ATGAAAATGACGTCAACAGCCAAAGATTCAAAGGCAACATTCCACTTAACCTGAAGAAGTTTAAAGGAAACG ATGATATGGCATTGTATGAAAGTTTGAATGACTACATTTTGACTGAGGGAAGGCTGATTGAGAGCAACTATCCTGTCCAGCACCCAGAGAAACCTGGTTGTGCTGTTCTTTTTGCGGACAATAAGAAATGCAACACAGACC CCCTCAAGAGGATCTGCTGTCGATGTGGGGCTACGTACTCTGTGAGTCAAACGGGCAAACACACCCGCAAGGACGAGTGTAATTACCACTATGGGAAAGGAGTTAAGAATAAAG TGCCGGGTGGAGTGGAGACCCGCTACAGTTGCTGTGAGGGAGTCATGGGAGCACCTGGATGTCAGGTGTTTAAG ttgCATGTCCATGATTCCCTCAGCCTGGATGGGTTTGTGTCGACCGTCCCCAGACATCCCTCAGATACGAGCTGTCCTGGTGTCTACTCCTTGGATTGTGAAATG TGTTATACCATTCATGGTCTGGAGCTGTCCAGAGTGACGGTTGTCAACTCTAGTCTGCAAGTCGTCTACGACACCTTCGTCAGACCTAATAATGAGGTCATCGACTATAACACCAG GTTTTCAGGCATCAGTGAGGAAGATGTGAAGGGTAACCACACCTCCCTCAGAGAGGTGCAGGAGACCTTATTGAGCTTCATCAGTGCCGACACCATTCTGATTGGACACGGCCTGGAAACAGACCTCTGTGCCCTGAAG
- the zgc:152968 gene encoding RNA exonuclease 1 homolog isoform X1 — protein sequence MFPSSGLFADINCPFSKRGLCERPHCLYKHATELRDMFGASYKSPIVDFAGVHNGYPHAACGARVNDETKDDCLQELERINKEIETVRHEVEQEQRRLSRYQTVQAGSRNTEPNSSVPKSETAGKNTDRGSCELSKSTNFTKTYSRARKYVVDNSKPRTDLEYDPLSNFSAGLRSYSSSGKEQKVKNGQGLKRARNAVPCDQKKPVKYQDQPLDDSNEDSVLIIDVPPLPDKKRRRAQKPVDSLAGKSLQDKLEELKEVKTAPILLDSPLLHLAKAETSPPASAVEENRVYSDCGVENDQGPSNLYENKEWKNIPVDGSVIDFTECLEDLATESQKITHFQAAETVVEKSPEPASPPAVTDRQDQNWNNLVVEKEENKFQVELPQCELPHSVEKMNPLQPHHFPPKNSLFYKAPAANSDSPCRQHTKQAQTTEQPAQNRVSNQWSSTKCVPSVLPHSQKTSSKMPGQMQGKATPPESYLGPAEPASGSSQGQARHNSSASSLTNRDESSSASAGPLLVKADTEEFIIIDSTSDDEDELNYSEVELSDSDPMEECYRIFMEANNEQDKGNEEQPDVSVGAMDVEKPELNIKAQASSGKKRVAHEAKHTEQPVAKSRPQPQVLVPLRGPVVSGFSSQPSITSKIQQVQQRASMLTASVKGSQAFVSSTCQRKPETQSAPSPSTQTPENLQPAPVQNAYYNYIPLGPAVIEVGNNLHLILPEGTFPLPVTSSSSQVTSVLTPISQVHMNAVAVKQTYHSPAVTPVQRYRTTAPVLIPAPARKPSLTSAFALAHSNPAVSTPQAAVHATVKPVPTKRKLKQQCEAAKDKVPHDIRQRYINMFTEEFLKTTANVNDAFEKALAEERTVYNRSVNKLKYLSVAVNALKRLKNQSAVAAKDENDVNSQRFKGNIPLNLKKFKGNADDMALYESLNDYILTEGRLIESNYPVQHPEKPGCAVLFADNKKCNTDPLKRICCRCGATYSVSQTGKHTRKDECNYHYGKGVKNKVPGGVETRYSCCEGVMGAPGCQVFKLHVHDSLSLDGFVSTVPRHPSDTSCPGVYSLDCEMCYTIHGLELSRVTVVNSSLQVVYDTFVRPNNEVIDYNTRFSGISEEDVKGNHTSLREVQETLLSFISADTILIGHGLETDLCALKLLHGKVVDTSVVFPHRLGPPHKLTLNNLTAEYLRRIIQESVCGHDTAEDAAACMELMLWKVKEDGKLKK from the exons ATGTTTCCCTCGTCTGGTCTTTTTGCTGATATAAATTGTCCTTTCTCAAAACGTGGGCTTTGTGAGCGGCCTCACTGTTTGTACAAACATGCCACAGAACTGCGGGATATGTTTGGTGCCTCGTATAAATCACCGATAGTTGACTTTGCAG GAGTCCACAATGGCTATCCGCATGCTGCCTGTGGAGCACGAGTTAATGATGAGACTAAAGATGACTGCCTCCAGGAGCTGGAGCGGATCAACAAGGAGATTGAAACTGTAAGGCACGAAGTGGAGCAGGAGCAAAGGCGACTGTCACGCTACCAGACTGTACAGGcaggcagcagaaacactgaGCCTAATTCCTCTGTTCCAAAGTCTGAGACTGCAggtaaaaatacagacagaggTTCTTGTGAACTGTCTAAAAGCACAAACTTTACTAAAACGTACTCCCGAGCAAGGAAGTACGTGGTTGACAACTCAAAACCAAGGACTGATTTGGAGTACGACCCTCTGTCCAACTTCTCTGCTGGCTTGCGGTCTTACAGCTCATCAGGTAAAGAGCAAAAAGTGAAAAACGGACAAGGTTTGAAAAGGGCAAGAAACGCTGTACCTTGTGACCAAAAGAAGCCAGTCAAATATCAGGATCAGCCACTTGATGACTCAAATGAAGACAGCGTCCTGATTATTGACGTTCCTCCCTTGCCTGACAAAAAGAGAAGGCGAGCTCAGAAACCTGTTGATTCTCTTGCTGGCAAATCCCTCCAGGATAAACTAGAGGAATTGAAGGAGGTCAAAACAGCGCCTATTTTACTTGATTCTCCACTGCTGCACCTTGCAAAAGCTGAGACATCTCCACCTGCATCAGCGGTAGAAGAAAATAGAGTTTATAGTGATTGCGGTGTTGAAAACGATCAAGGGCCATCTAATCTTTATGAGAACAAAGAATGGAAAAATATACCCGTTGATGGGAGTGTAATTGACTTCACTGAATGTTTAGAAGACCTGGCGACTGAAAGTCAGAAAATTACTCACTTTCAGGCCGCTGAAACAGTAGTGGAGAAAAGTCCTGAACCTGCAAGTCCTCCTGCCGTTACAGACAGGCAAGATCAAAACTGGAACAATCTGGTGgtggaaaaggaagaaaacaagtTTCAGGTTGAATTGCCTCAGTGTGAGCTGCCCCATAGTGTTGAGAAAATGAATCCACTGCAGCCACATCATTTCCCACCAAAGAATTCACTTTTTTATAAAGCGCCAGCTGCTAACTCAGACTCACCGTGCAGGCAACACACCAAGCAAGCCCAGACAACAGAGCAGCCAGCTCAGAACAGAGTTAGTAATCAGTGGTCTTCCACAAAATGTGTACCATCAGTGCTGCCACACAGCCAGAAAACATCAAGCAAAATGCCAGGACAGATGCAGGGTAAAGCTACGCCACCCGAGAGCTACCTGGGGCCGGCAGAACCAGCTTCAGGCAGCAGCCAAGGTCAGGCTCGGCACAATTCATCAGCATCGAGTTTGACAAACAGAGATGAATCGTCATCCGCATCAGCTGGGCCGCTTTTGGTGAAAGCGGATACTGAGGAGTTTATAATCATTGATTCCACctctgatgatgaagatgagctCAACTATTCAGAAGTGGAGCTGTCTGACAGTGACCCAATGGAGGAATGCTACAGGATCTTCATGGAGGCAAACAACGAGCAGGATAAGGGAAATGAAGAGCAGCCCGATGTATCT gtTGGAGCTATGGATGTGGAGAAGCCGGAGTTAAACATCAAAGCCCAAGCATCGTCAGGAAAGAAGAGGGTGGCTCATGAAGCCAAACATACAGAG CAGCCGGTGGCTAAGAGCAGACCTCAGCCCCAGGTGCTGGTCCCCCTACGTGGCCCTGTGGTGTCAGGATTTTCCTCCCAGCCCTCTATCACCTCCAAGATCCAGCAGGTACAGCAGAGAGCCTCCATGCTGACTGCTTCAGTTAAAGGTAGTCAGGCTTTTGTTTCCTCCACCTGTCAGAGGAAGCCAGAGACCCAGAGTGCTCCTTCTCCTTCGACTCAAACCCCTGAAAACCTGCAGCCTGCGCCTGTGCAAAATG CTTACTACAACTACATACCTTTGGGACCTGCTGTGATCGAAGTGGGCAACAACTTGCACTTGATCCTCCCAGAGGGCACCTTCCCTCTGCCTGTCACTTCCAGCTCCAGCCAAGTTACTTCAGTGCTAACCCCAATCAGTCAAGTGCATATGAACGCTGTCGCCGTTAAACAAACCTACCACTCGCCTGCAGTTACCCCTGTGCAAAGATACCGCACAACAGCACCTGTGCTCATTCCTGCGCCGGCACGTAAACCTTCACTAACCTCTGCCTTTGCGTTGGCACATTCAAATCCAGCCGTTTCCACTCCTCAAGCTGCTGTCCATGCTACTGTTAAG CCAGTGCCTACTAAACGTAAATTGAAGCAGCAGTGTGAGGCCGCCAAAGACAAAGTGCCCCATGACATCCGACAGCGATATATCAACATGTTTACAGAGGAGTTCCTCAAAACAACAGCCAATGTTAACGATGCCTTTGAAAAG GCTCTTGCTGAAGAGAGGACTGTGTATAATCGCAGTGTGAACAAACTCAAGTATCTGAGTGttgcagtgaatgcactgaagAGGCTGAAGAACCAAAGTGCTGTTGCTGCTAAAG ATGAAAATGACGTCAACAGCCAAAGATTCAAAGGCAACATTCCACTTAACCTGAAGAAGTTTAAAGGAAACG CAGATGATATGGCATTGTATGAAAGTTTGAATGACTACATTTTGACTGAGGGAAGGCTGATTGAGAGCAACTATCCTGTCCAGCACCCAGAGAAACCTGGTTGTGCTGTTCTTTTTGCGGACAATAAGAAATGCAACACAGACC CCCTCAAGAGGATCTGCTGTCGATGTGGGGCTACGTACTCTGTGAGTCAAACGGGCAAACACACCCGCAAGGACGAGTGTAATTACCACTATGGGAAAGGAGTTAAGAATAAAG TGCCGGGTGGAGTGGAGACCCGCTACAGTTGCTGTGAGGGAGTCATGGGAGCACCTGGATGTCAGGTGTTTAAG ttgCATGTCCATGATTCCCTCAGCCTGGATGGGTTTGTGTCGACCGTCCCCAGACATCCCTCAGATACGAGCTGTCCTGGTGTCTACTCCTTGGATTGTGAAATG TGTTATACCATTCATGGTCTGGAGCTGTCCAGAGTGACGGTTGTCAACTCTAGTCTGCAAGTCGTCTACGACACCTTCGTCAGACCTAATAATGAGGTCATCGACTATAACACCAG GTTTTCAGGCATCAGTGAGGAAGATGTGAAGGGTAACCACACCTCCCTCAGAGAGGTGCAGGAGACCTTATTGAGCTTCATCAGTGCCGACACCATTCTGATTGGACACGGCCTGGAAACAGACCTCTGTGCCCTGAAG
- the zgc:152968 gene encoding RNA exonuclease 1 homolog isoform X3, protein MFPSSGLFADINCPFSKRGLCERPHCLYKHATELRDMFGASYKSPIVDFAGVHNGYPHAACGARVNDETKDDCLQELERINKEIETVRHEVEQEQRRLSRYQTVQAGSRNTEPNSSVPKSETAGKNTDRGSCELSKSTNFTKTYSRARKYVVDNSKPRTDLEYDPLSNFSAGLRSYSSSGKEQKVKNGQGLKRARNAVPCDQKKPVKYQDQPLDDSNEDSVLIIDVPPLPDKKRRRAQKPVDSLAGKSLQDKLEELKEVKTAPILLDSPLLHLAKAETSPPASAVEENRVYSDCGVENDQGPSNLYENKEWKNIPVDGSVIDFTECLEDLATESQKITHFQAAETVVEKSPEPASPPAVTDRQDQNWNNLVVEKEENKFQVELPQCELPHSVEKMNPLQPHHFPPKNSLFYKAPAANSDSPCRQHTKQAQTTEQPAQNRVSNQWSSTKCVPSVLPHSQKTSSKMPGQMQGKATPPESYLGPAEPASGSSQGQARHNSSASSLTNRDESSSASAGPLLVKADTEEFIIIDSTSDDEDELNYSEVELSDSDPMEECYRIFMEANNEQDKGNEEQPDVSVGAMDVEKPELNIKAQASSGKKRVAHEAKHTEPVAKSRPQPQVLVPLRGPVVSGFSSQPSITSKIQQVQQRASMLTASVKGSQAFVSSTCQRKPETQSAPSPSTQTPENLQPAPVQNAYYNYIPLGPAVIEVGNNLHLILPEGTFPLPVTSSSSQVTSVLTPISQVHMNAVAVKQTYHSPAVTPVQRYRTTAPVLIPAPARKPSLTSAFALAHSNPAVSTPQAAVHATVKPVPTKRKLKQQCEAAKDKVPHDIRQRYINMFTEEFLKTTANVNDAFEKALAEERTVYNRSVNKLKYLSVAVNALKRLKNQSAVAAKDENDVNSQRFKGNIPLNLKKFKGNADDMALYESLNDYILTEGRLIESNYPVQHPEKPGCAVLFADNKKCNTDPLKRICCRCGATYSVSQTGKHTRKDECNYHYGKGVKNKVPGGVETRYSCCEGVMGAPGCQVFKLHVHDSLSLDGFVSTVPRHPSDTSCPGVYSLDCEMCYTIHGLELSRVTVVNSSLQVVYDTFVRPNNEVIDYNTRFSGISEEDVKGNHTSLREVQETLLSFISADTILIGHGLETDLCALKLLHGKVVDTSVVFPHRLGPPHKLTLNNLTAEYLRRIIQESVCGHDTAEDAAACMELMLWKVKEDGKLKK, encoded by the exons ATGTTTCCCTCGTCTGGTCTTTTTGCTGATATAAATTGTCCTTTCTCAAAACGTGGGCTTTGTGAGCGGCCTCACTGTTTGTACAAACATGCCACAGAACTGCGGGATATGTTTGGTGCCTCGTATAAATCACCGATAGTTGACTTTGCAG GAGTCCACAATGGCTATCCGCATGCTGCCTGTGGAGCACGAGTTAATGATGAGACTAAAGATGACTGCCTCCAGGAGCTGGAGCGGATCAACAAGGAGATTGAAACTGTAAGGCACGAAGTGGAGCAGGAGCAAAGGCGACTGTCACGCTACCAGACTGTACAGGcaggcagcagaaacactgaGCCTAATTCCTCTGTTCCAAAGTCTGAGACTGCAggtaaaaatacagacagaggTTCTTGTGAACTGTCTAAAAGCACAAACTTTACTAAAACGTACTCCCGAGCAAGGAAGTACGTGGTTGACAACTCAAAACCAAGGACTGATTTGGAGTACGACCCTCTGTCCAACTTCTCTGCTGGCTTGCGGTCTTACAGCTCATCAGGTAAAGAGCAAAAAGTGAAAAACGGACAAGGTTTGAAAAGGGCAAGAAACGCTGTACCTTGTGACCAAAAGAAGCCAGTCAAATATCAGGATCAGCCACTTGATGACTCAAATGAAGACAGCGTCCTGATTATTGACGTTCCTCCCTTGCCTGACAAAAAGAGAAGGCGAGCTCAGAAACCTGTTGATTCTCTTGCTGGCAAATCCCTCCAGGATAAACTAGAGGAATTGAAGGAGGTCAAAACAGCGCCTATTTTACTTGATTCTCCACTGCTGCACCTTGCAAAAGCTGAGACATCTCCACCTGCATCAGCGGTAGAAGAAAATAGAGTTTATAGTGATTGCGGTGTTGAAAACGATCAAGGGCCATCTAATCTTTATGAGAACAAAGAATGGAAAAATATACCCGTTGATGGGAGTGTAATTGACTTCACTGAATGTTTAGAAGACCTGGCGACTGAAAGTCAGAAAATTACTCACTTTCAGGCCGCTGAAACAGTAGTGGAGAAAAGTCCTGAACCTGCAAGTCCTCCTGCCGTTACAGACAGGCAAGATCAAAACTGGAACAATCTGGTGgtggaaaaggaagaaaacaagtTTCAGGTTGAATTGCCTCAGTGTGAGCTGCCCCATAGTGTTGAGAAAATGAATCCACTGCAGCCACATCATTTCCCACCAAAGAATTCACTTTTTTATAAAGCGCCAGCTGCTAACTCAGACTCACCGTGCAGGCAACACACCAAGCAAGCCCAGACAACAGAGCAGCCAGCTCAGAACAGAGTTAGTAATCAGTGGTCTTCCACAAAATGTGTACCATCAGTGCTGCCACACAGCCAGAAAACATCAAGCAAAATGCCAGGACAGATGCAGGGTAAAGCTACGCCACCCGAGAGCTACCTGGGGCCGGCAGAACCAGCTTCAGGCAGCAGCCAAGGTCAGGCTCGGCACAATTCATCAGCATCGAGTTTGACAAACAGAGATGAATCGTCATCCGCATCAGCTGGGCCGCTTTTGGTGAAAGCGGATACTGAGGAGTTTATAATCATTGATTCCACctctgatgatgaagatgagctCAACTATTCAGAAGTGGAGCTGTCTGACAGTGACCCAATGGAGGAATGCTACAGGATCTTCATGGAGGCAAACAACGAGCAGGATAAGGGAAATGAAGAGCAGCCCGATGTATCT gtTGGAGCTATGGATGTGGAGAAGCCGGAGTTAAACATCAAAGCCCAAGCATCGTCAGGAAAGAAGAGGGTGGCTCATGAAGCCAAACATACAGAG CCGGTGGCTAAGAGCAGACCTCAGCCCCAGGTGCTGGTCCCCCTACGTGGCCCTGTGGTGTCAGGATTTTCCTCCCAGCCCTCTATCACCTCCAAGATCCAGCAGGTACAGCAGAGAGCCTCCATGCTGACTGCTTCAGTTAAAGGTAGTCAGGCTTTTGTTTCCTCCACCTGTCAGAGGAAGCCAGAGACCCAGAGTGCTCCTTCTCCTTCGACTCAAACCCCTGAAAACCTGCAGCCTGCGCCTGTGCAAAATG CTTACTACAACTACATACCTTTGGGACCTGCTGTGATCGAAGTGGGCAACAACTTGCACTTGATCCTCCCAGAGGGCACCTTCCCTCTGCCTGTCACTTCCAGCTCCAGCCAAGTTACTTCAGTGCTAACCCCAATCAGTCAAGTGCATATGAACGCTGTCGCCGTTAAACAAACCTACCACTCGCCTGCAGTTACCCCTGTGCAAAGATACCGCACAACAGCACCTGTGCTCATTCCTGCGCCGGCACGTAAACCTTCACTAACCTCTGCCTTTGCGTTGGCACATTCAAATCCAGCCGTTTCCACTCCTCAAGCTGCTGTCCATGCTACTGTTAAG CCAGTGCCTACTAAACGTAAATTGAAGCAGCAGTGTGAGGCCGCCAAAGACAAAGTGCCCCATGACATCCGACAGCGATATATCAACATGTTTACAGAGGAGTTCCTCAAAACAACAGCCAATGTTAACGATGCCTTTGAAAAG GCTCTTGCTGAAGAGAGGACTGTGTATAATCGCAGTGTGAACAAACTCAAGTATCTGAGTGttgcagtgaatgcactgaagAGGCTGAAGAACCAAAGTGCTGTTGCTGCTAAAG ATGAAAATGACGTCAACAGCCAAAGATTCAAAGGCAACATTCCACTTAACCTGAAGAAGTTTAAAGGAAACG CAGATGATATGGCATTGTATGAAAGTTTGAATGACTACATTTTGACTGAGGGAAGGCTGATTGAGAGCAACTATCCTGTCCAGCACCCAGAGAAACCTGGTTGTGCTGTTCTTTTTGCGGACAATAAGAAATGCAACACAGACC CCCTCAAGAGGATCTGCTGTCGATGTGGGGCTACGTACTCTGTGAGTCAAACGGGCAAACACACCCGCAAGGACGAGTGTAATTACCACTATGGGAAAGGAGTTAAGAATAAAG TGCCGGGTGGAGTGGAGACCCGCTACAGTTGCTGTGAGGGAGTCATGGGAGCACCTGGATGTCAGGTGTTTAAG ttgCATGTCCATGATTCCCTCAGCCTGGATGGGTTTGTGTCGACCGTCCCCAGACATCCCTCAGATACGAGCTGTCCTGGTGTCTACTCCTTGGATTGTGAAATG TGTTATACCATTCATGGTCTGGAGCTGTCCAGAGTGACGGTTGTCAACTCTAGTCTGCAAGTCGTCTACGACACCTTCGTCAGACCTAATAATGAGGTCATCGACTATAACACCAG GTTTTCAGGCATCAGTGAGGAAGATGTGAAGGGTAACCACACCTCCCTCAGAGAGGTGCAGGAGACCTTATTGAGCTTCATCAGTGCCGACACCATTCTGATTGGACACGGCCTGGAAACAGACCTCTGTGCCCTGAAG